The region GTGCCAAGAAGAAGAGAGAGGAGATGTCTAATGTTCTAAGGAAGATGAGGTTTGTTCTAGTTTCTTATGTTTAATTTATGTTGCTAATCATTCCTGAATTGTGTTCTGGTTGGTGATGATTTGTGCTTATTAAGCTATTTTCATTGTGCAGGGCTGGTGGAGCTGGTGATAAGAAGAAATAAGTCTTGTTTACTTTTGTTATGGTTTCACTTTATGGGAGACTATGTATTTTGTTTTAATTTACTTCAATTTTCTCAAGTTTTTATGGTTAGAAGGATTGTTCTTTGTTTTACCGAGACATATGAGTTAATCATTTTTGCAATTGAACTTGGTATAATCTTGTGTCTTCTGTGTATCATTAGATATAAGATTATTTTTATGGCTTTACATTATGAAGTTCTGTTACCTTTGGATATCcatgttttcaaattaattttATGTATGAATGAAGCAATTGAACTTAGTTTAATTGAGTGACAGATGAAATTATAGTTTCTTATTTTTATATTTGAAGGTTAAGTAAAATAAATGTaacattttttaaacaataaTTATCTAATTCTTTTAAGAAACAATCTATAAGTGAATATGCACACTACACACTATCGCAGTAGACTTTTCAACACATTTGCCCTTTAATATTTCAGGTTTTCACTAAATTTATTGTTGTTTTACATTAATTGGACTTATCAAGAGCAAGTGTATGGTAGAACTAATCTCGAAGAGCTTACTTTTAAATTTGTACTTCACTGTACTCTACTTTAAAAATGAGTAGATCACTTTTATCATTTGATCTATATTTTCATAATAGCAAAGCTAGTCCATATTTTTCATTATATTTTATATTAACCAGCAATTTTGGAACTCCAGTATAATTATTTAATGCCGTACATATATAGGTTGATGTAGCATAAATTCAACATTTTCTTACATTTATAATTTCGATGTTTGTATTCAAATAAATTGGGGAGGTTGTTGAAACCTGTATGTAGGGTTTTCTATTAGCATGTGTACGCAAAAGTCTGAATTTTTGGGGTTTTCTATTAACATGTGTATGCAAAAGTCtgatttttttttgtatcttATGGTTAATTGCCAATGGAGTTGATTGTTTTGCCTGCTCTTTAGGGCGAGGTTCTAGACTCTCACACTCTAATATTTCTGTTTTGCCTCTCCCTTATTATTTTTTGTGGGCTTGCCTGTTAGCTTTCCATGTCCCGTACTTATTTTTTTTAGAACCGTTAGCTTTCCATGTCCCGTCCTTATTTTTTTCAGAATGGACCTAACTTTTGGCCCTGCATCCTCAATTATTATCTCTTTGCCCTGTTTTGTATCGGGCTTTTGCGAGCCAGTCATGTCCGTTGACCACCCCTAAGTCCGAGTTTGATTGTAAATGAGTATTTAGAAAGTTTTATAAATAGTGTAGTATTTATTTTGGGTTTAACGATGATGCACGGGTCGTCATTGGTTGAGAGGGTAAAATAAATTTACATTGTCATAACcccttttctcttatattttataaattttattttttaattttattttgtgttcagactttgtaaaagagttttaatatttattatttagTATTTTTTTTACTGGTGGGAGATTTTTTAAAATAGTTTCAGAAGTTTATTTTTAACATTAATTTTTTTATTGTGTATCGAGACTTTGTAATAGAGTTtcaataatttttaaaatattttttattttttataaatatttttttttattttatgtaCGGATAAGATACAAAAGAGTTTTgataattattttttatttttattttgtatatcagtttttaaaatatttttcaattttgaATTTGTTGATTggaagaatttttttttaaaatttttttatTGGAATTTTGTAAACGAGTTTCtcaatttttaaaattaattttgttTGTATATGAGAAGATTTTGTAAAAAAATTTCGGTTGTGAATATTATAAATTTTGTATTGGAAAATTTTATGAGAGATAGTCAATTTTTTTATATTctttaataaattatttattatttatatgAGGATATTTTGATAAAAAGTGTTATAATGTAGGAATAGAGAAATAAATGATGAGATAAGGTTGATGCAGTAAGAATGTAATATTTTAAACTTTTTAATTTGTATATGTAAAATTTTAAACTCCAATTATTTTGATAGGGAGTAACATTTGTTCTCAATACGGCAACAATTTGTTTTGTCACGTTGCTGAGTTGCTCTGGCGGATCCTCCCCGGCTGTACTTAAAACAGTTTCATGGAAACCAAACAAGAAAGAAACAGATATAAATGGTTTGATCAATATATTTACTGAGCTTGCTTCAAGGCAATCGAAATTTGTTCTATATGATTATTCTTCAATGTTTGTATTAGATGAGTTGAGCCATAAAAACGTTTTGAATCAAGTTTTTCCGTCTGACATCTGCTGCCATATTTTTTATGTCTAATATTAAACTTACAATTTGAGCCTTTCTCAACAAAAATCAATTCTTTTCACCTATCTTCCTAGAGTCGACAAGAACCTAAATGATAAACAATAAGTTACAAACTGAATCTATGTACAGACACTGTCACTCCCCCGAACTCTCCCAGGAGCTTCCGAGATTCGACGATACGTCATGCACCAAAACCCGGATTATCTTGCTTTCACCCGATGATCTTGAAACATACATACACTCCTGCAGGTCTGCATCACAGGCAATCAAAACCCATTCATTATCATCATCCATGTACTTGACATCAAATGTACCTATCTCAAGTTTCAGTCTTTTGGCAACTTCCTCTTTCAATTCCACAATGCCACAGTTCAAAGAGACCCTAAACCTTATGATATCTTCTCTATATGTTGCCTTGATAGTCACAGTTTTCATTTCTTTTCTAGCTGCGAAAGGCGTCACCGATTTATTAGTAGCTTCCATGCATTGTTTAGGAGCCAGATATGAACATGGAAGGTTATTCCCATAAGGTTCTGGAGCTATATCCTCCAAAATGGCCTCAGCTACGGAAGGACACAAGTTTCTCAAGTCTTTTGAACTACCTGCATCCTCTATTAGCATCCCTCCAAACGGCTCTTGAAGTTCTGCTAAGATATTGTCGGGCAAACGGTGAGCAGTTGGCGAGTTGAATGCATTAGTTGGCTGCACTCTCGACTCCGGCGATCCCCTCAACACAACATATTGATCATTATTGGATGGAATGAATGGATCTTTTACTGTTGGAATTTCATCCTGGGGACTATCATGGCACGAACCATGAGAAGTAGGATTTATGCTATCTTCACTCGAGATACTCCTACTTCGAGTCCTTTTTCGGTCCTTGCCAAGACCATGTTTTCTTCCTTCAAGCAATTGATCTTCCAATACAATTGGTATGTTTGTTTCTTTAGGGGTATAAAGTTCATTCTCTTTCATCTGAGGCTCTGATGATCTAATGTTTAATGAAGCTTGCTGGCTGGACTTGTTCGGAGTAGAAGGGTCGAGAAAAGAACCAGCAACAGGAAGTTGATTAGCGTTGAGAGAATTCAAATCAAACGTCCCTTCAGCCCCTTGGACAGATTCAATAACACGCTTGAGCTTTGACAGCGAACGGTTAACCTTGTTGATCTTTCGAGACGGCCAACGGGATATCCCATGCTGCCTGCATATGCGCTTCATTGTAGTAGGACAAACTGTATAACAAGAACATATCCAAGAACTGTGTTAGAGCTACTACTTTCTTTCATGTTTCTTTAGATAAAAAGCTGCTACTAATTTTTGTTATAAAGATACAATGTGTTAAGTTTTGATAATTGTAGTAGTCTTCGTTTTGTAGTTAATCTTAGATTTTTTTGTTGTTGCAAAATCAGATATTAATCTTAGATGGATATACATTTCAAGCTAGCAGCAGACTCATAAGGATAATAGTCTGTGTAACACAGACACGTCAGACTTAAGGTGTGTCTGGATTCCGACACAGACACATGTTGTTCCATTCAATTATATccatttttaaaattattttcgGGCAGTGTTGTGTTATGGCCTTTCTATGTCAGTGCTACATATATAACAATTTTATCACACTATATGTGAGGGTATGAACGTACCGCCAAGGCTCTTTGCAGCATCTTTAAGACTCCCAGCGAAGTAACGTTGTAAAACTTCAAGACTAATTGATTTCTCAGTTTTTCCACGTTTTCTCTCTGAGGGTTTCTTTATGTTTTTATTCCCTAAAGAGGACACCGGATCAATGCTTCCAACATTTTCACCATGAATCTCTAATGGATCACGCGgtaactcctcctcctcctccATATTTGGCGAGGCATCGGGTATAGGTGGTGATTTAATAGATTGAGCAATTGGAATAGATTCGATTCTAAGACGGATGCCTTCATCTGTTGCTTCAATAATTTCAACTGGACCATTTTCCTCAAGTTCAACGCCAACAGCAATACTAAGACTCTGAAAATGCTGTTTCATTGTTGCCAATATAGATCCCAAGAGTGTCTTCTGTTCATGAAATTCGGTGATTGCAGGAGGCAGAAAAAACTCTAATACATAATCGTCATTTCCCGTATGAAAACTCCGCAAACAGATTGCAAAAGAGCCTGCTAACCCAAACATGAGAGCATAATGAACCAAAGGGTAATCTGTTTTGCAGAATTTTGTAATGTTTGTGCAGAAGCTCATGTTTTGGGACAAAAAAGCCCTTCCAGCAACACCTTGACCATGTTGCAAGTGATGTTCGACACACGCCTCTCGAAAACCCCATAAACGAGCATCTATAATATAGGCTGCTACCTCAGTTGTAGACATGCAAACTTGCCCCATGCAACTACCATCAAAACTCGAACAACTTTTCTTGAAACCGCCACCATGAGCCAAAACACTCCTATGCCTACAGGGAACCCATGTTTGCGCGAGAGGTAAATTATGAGTTTCACACACAACTGTCAATATCTCCAAGATCTCGGATAACGCATTTTGACGCCCTTCATTGCAAATCTGGTTTAAAAGCATTGCCAAGTTATATCTGTGGGAACAAAATAGGTTTATGCGGCAGTATGATTAATTATGTTAGTGTAAAACTATTTTACACCGACAATGAATTAAACTCTACAAAAATACCTGAGTGAATGGATGGTCCAAAATTTCCGAACTCCTCAAATTTACTGCCTGAAAGGAAACCAAAAGCAAGTGATTGAGTATGTTTACAGACATCACATGGTAATCAATCACCAACATAAGAAAAACCGTAAAGCTTAGATAGTAAAGTTGAAAGAAACTCAACCTCAAGGGCTTTGCAGATTTTTTCAACCTCAGGAGCATAGTTAATCTTCAGTGAAGTCATAATCAACTCTATCACACCGATACACGACTGCAACGAAGGTTCAAACACAGGCAAAGCCAAGGTTCCACGAACGTTGTAATGTTGAGCATGATCTCGACGTGGATACTCTTTACTAGAATAATACAGAACATTAGGTGACCATTCCGGTAGTTTCTGCTGGAAGACTCGACCAGGAAGTCCTAGAGTTCCATCATTCTCTCCATCCACCGAAAACTTGTACATCAGGGAAGCTGTTCTATACTGATTGAGTCCATTACTATGCGGATCAAGCACAAAGGGTTGACCTGAAGTTGTAAGTTCATACCGATTACCATTCCTCACCGGCGCCCAAACCTGAGCCAGAATATTCAGTTCTGTCCATTCTTTGAAGTAGCGAAGCGCTTGTGTCATCTTTTCCTTGATTGCACAATATCCATCCAAATTTTCTATTGGTGGCATCAGCGGTGGCAAAAATGTTTTGATGTCATCGTTCTCGACTGGCTTCTCAGTTATTGAATTCGAATCACCTGAATAACAGTAGCTTTAGTTAGAAGAAATGCAGCACCTATAAACTTCAAAAAATACATGTTTAGCAGCACCATATGGCATGGGCTAAATTATGAAACTTCATTATTAAAAAATACATAGTTCATATTACATTTTCGAATCAAACAAAGAAAAATTGGTTGAATCAGTTCAATTTACAGTCAAATTGGGATTAGGCAAGTCCAAAAGAtgataaaaaaattcaaaactGAAGTCAACATAAAACCAATCAGAAAGGAACCtaaccaaacaaaacaaaacttAACATACAAGAGAAGATCTTGTGGCAATCAGAGAAAGCTGAAGCTGCAAGCTTGGCATGTTTGTCATCTTCTCCATCACTAAAAACCCATAGAGGAGAGGAAGGTTGATCAGAGATG is a window of Lathyrus oleraceus cultivar Zhongwan6 chromosome 6, CAAS_Psat_ZW6_1.0, whole genome shotgun sequence DNA encoding:
- the LOC127091478 gene encoding protein NLP7 — translated: MSESEEENQDFPPKTKTSLEEHGCAMDFDLDLETSWPLDHMSFISNPMSPFLFSTISDQPSSPLWVFSDGEDDKHAKLAASAFSDCHKIFSCDSNSITEKPVENDDIKTFLPPLMPPIENLDGYCAIKEKMTQALRYFKEWTELNILAQVWAPVRNGNRYELTTSGQPFVLDPHSNGLNQYRTASLMYKFSVDGENDGTLGLPGRVFQQKLPEWSPNVLYYSSKEYPRRDHAQHYNVRGTLALPVFEPSLQSCIGVIELIMTSLKINYAPEVEKICKALEAVNLRSSEILDHPFTQICNEGRQNALSEILEILTVVCETHNLPLAQTWVPCRHRSVLAHGGGFKKSCSSFDGSCMGQVCMSTTEVAAYIIDARLWGFREACVEHHLQHGQGVAGRAFLSQNMSFCTNITKFCKTDYPLVHYALMFGLAGSFAICLRSFHTGNDDYVLEFFLPPAITEFHEQKTLLGSILATMKQHFQSLSIAVGVELEENGPVEIIEATDEGIRLRIESIPIAQSIKSPPIPDASPNMEEEEELPRDPLEIHGENVGSIDPVSSLGNKNIKKPSERKRGKTEKSISLEVLQRYFAGSLKDAAKSLGVCPTTMKRICRQHGISRWPSRKINKVNRSLSKLKRVIESVQGAEGTFDLNSLNANQLPVAGSFLDPSTPNKSSQQASLNIRSSEPQMKENELYTPKETNIPIVLEDQLLEGRKHGLGKDRKRTRSRSISSEDSINPTSHGSCHDSPQDEIPTVKDPFIPSNNDQYVVLRGSPESRVQPTNAFNSPTAHRLPDNILAELQEPFGGMLIEDAGSSKDLRNLCPSVAEAILEDIAPEPYGNNLPCSYLAPKQCMEATNKSVTPFAARKEMKTVTIKATYREDIIRFRVSLNCGIVELKEEVAKRLKLEIGTFDVKYMDDDNEWVLIACDADLQECMYVSRSSGESKIIRVLVHDVSSNLGSSWESSGE